The following are from one region of the Cyprinus carpio isolate SPL01 unplaced genomic scaffold, ASM1834038v1 S000006782, whole genome shotgun sequence genome:
- the LOC109053064 gene encoding uncharacterized protein LOC109053064 isoform X1, which translates to MPKYSMFFFCLNVWSLSGVFGVDSVKSVSVTEGESVSLNLTEIQRDDEIAWKFENIMIAKIYRKDNTSRFYEDSADGRFRDRLKLDQTGSLIITNTRTTDSGEYKVTGKSSGIPLNIFSLTVYVPVPVPVITRDSSQNSSSSSSSSCSFLCSVLNVGHVTLSWYKGNSLLSSISVSDLSRSLSLHLECLDDFYSCVVNNPIRNQTQHLNNTELCQTCSDHCICCCGFIEAVIRLALSALVGVAAVAVLVYDIRSRTLQHEQTSLSNSK; encoded by the exons ATGCCTAAatatagcatgttttttttctgtttgaatgtatgGAGTCTGAGTG gtgtgtttggtgttgattcagtgaagtcagtgtcagtgacggAGGGAGAATCAGTAAGTCTAAATCTTACTGAAATACAGAGAGACGATGAGATAGCGTGGAAATTTGAAAACATTATGATAGCTAAAATCTACAGGAAGGACAATACGAGCAGGTTTTATGAGGATAgtgctgatgggagattcagagacagactgaagctggatcagactggatctctgatcatcacaaacaccagaaccacagactctggagaatatAAAGTCACCGGCAAAAGCTCAGGGATCCCACTCAACATCTTCAGtcttactgtctatg TTCCtgtgcctgttcctgtcatcaccaGAGACTCTTCACAAaattcatcatcatcctcctcatcatcatgtTCATTCCTGTGTTCAGTgttgaatgtgggtcatgtgactctctcctggtacaaaggaaacagtttattgtccagcatcagtgtgtctgatctcagcagaAGTCTTTCTTTACATCTGGAGTGTCTGGATGATTTCTACAGCTGTGTGGtgaacaatcccatcagaaaccagactcaacatctcaACAACACTGAACTCTGTCAGACATGTTCAG ATCACTGTATCTGCTGCTGTGGTTTTattgaagctgtgatccgattggctctctctgctctggtgggtgtGGCTGCTGTGGCTGTTCttgtttatgacatcagatccagaactCTTCAGCATGAGCAGACATCACTGTCAAActctaaataa